The following are encoded in a window of Nitrospira sp. genomic DNA:
- a CDS encoding PAS domain-containing protein, which translates to MTSITTNPEERALLQAAFRSFDEAAHTLQQSYSALTARVEEMDAELAQSNDALRRQLADNEAMRVRLDGILESLSTGVVVVDECGIITRSNRAAEHLLGAGDVGLRSRSVPEVLERRGLTVSDRPQRIGQSVVSISQVPLRNASGGDSGHLVLLQDITQVYQLEEQLQRKDRLAAMGELIGRIAHEIRNPLGSVELFASLLQRDLEEHQPTQRYAQQISQAVQLMDGLLANLLLYMRPVHLTRAWHEAEPLLNESIELAAHAITKVPVEIHVDISQEVPLIWCHDGQLKQVIVNLVVNAVQAMPNGGELAISLCREPLQTLGRSAVRLTVRDSGVGIDPAHRSRLFDPFFTTKDEGTGLGLAIVHSIVEAHHGRIDVESTVGQGTACSIILPHPSVTGDTGPTFSPGCEADDIGDAERTAREVVFMEDSSYD; encoded by the coding sequence ATGACCAGCATCACGACGAATCCTGAGGAACGGGCGCTCCTGCAGGCAGCGTTTCGGAGTTTCGATGAAGCCGCGCACACGTTACAGCAATCCTATAGCGCTCTTACGGCGCGTGTGGAGGAAATGGATGCGGAACTCGCGCAGAGCAACGATGCGCTCCGTCGGCAGCTTGCCGACAATGAAGCCATGCGCGTGCGGTTGGACGGCATTCTGGAGTCGTTGTCGACGGGGGTGGTGGTGGTGGATGAGTGCGGGATCATCACCCGCAGTAATCGAGCCGCCGAACATCTGCTTGGGGCGGGTGATGTGGGATTGCGAAGCCGTTCCGTTCCGGAGGTGTTAGAGCGCCGGGGTCTTACGGTCTCTGATCGTCCTCAACGCATTGGACAGAGCGTGGTCTCCATCAGCCAAGTTCCGCTCCGAAACGCCTCCGGTGGGGATTCCGGACACCTCGTTCTGCTTCAGGACATCACCCAGGTCTATCAGCTCGAGGAGCAATTGCAGCGCAAGGATCGGCTTGCTGCGATGGGTGAGTTGATCGGTCGGATCGCTCATGAGATCCGGAATCCATTGGGCAGCGTGGAACTCTTTGCGTCTCTGCTGCAACGTGACCTTGAGGAACATCAGCCCACGCAACGGTACGCGCAGCAGATTTCACAGGCCGTTCAGTTGATGGATGGCCTCTTGGCAAACCTGTTGCTGTATATGCGTCCGGTGCATTTGACGCGGGCCTGGCATGAGGCGGAACCGTTACTGAACGAATCCATAGAGTTGGCCGCCCATGCCATCACGAAAGTCCCCGTGGAGATCCACGTAGACATCAGCCAAGAGGTGCCGTTGATCTGGTGTCATGACGGGCAGTTGAAACAAGTCATCGTCAATTTGGTGGTCAACGCGGTACAGGCGATGCCGAATGGGGGGGAGCTGGCCATCAGTCTCTGCCGAGAGCCGCTTCAGACGCTGGGGAGATCTGCCGTGCGATTGACCGTCCGTGACTCCGGAGTCGGCATCGATCCTGCCCATCGTTCGCGCCTGTTCGACCCATTTTTTACGACGAAAGACGAGGGAACCGGCCTAGGGCTCGCCATCGTCCACTCCATTGTGGAGGCTCACCATGGGCGGATTGATGTGGAGAGCACGGTCGGGCAAGGCACGGCCTGTTCAATCATCCTCCCTCATCCCTCGGTCACTGGAGATACGGGCCCCACGTTCAGCCCAGGCTGCGAAGCGGATGATATCGGGGACGCTGAGCGAACGGCGCGCGAGGTCGTCTTCATGGAGGATTCGTCTTATGACTGA